Part of the Nitrospirota bacterium genome is shown below.
GCGCCTGGTGTTGCTGCTCGGGTTGGAGAAGCGCATCCTCGCGATCATCCTGACCTATGCCGTCGCCATCGGGCTGTTTTCCCTCATCGTCCCGCTGACCGTCCAGGAGCTAGTCAACACCTTCGCCTACTCGATCCAACCGATCATGATCGTGACGCTCGCCGGCACCATGCTGGTGGGCCTCCTGTTTATGGGCGCGTTCCGCGTGCTCCAGGCCCGCGCGGTCGAAATTCTGCTTCAGCGCCTGTTCACCAGAATCGCGCTGGCCATGACCGAACACCTGCCGCGCTTCCGCGAAGAGGCGTTTTCACCTCGTTACGCCAACTATTTCATGGAAGCGGAACTGCTCCCCCGGGCGACGGTCGCCATGCTGGCCGACATCGTGAACGTGCTGATATCCGGTTCGCTGGGCATGCTCATTCTCGTCACGTATCACCCCTATTTCCTCGGCTATAACATCCTGCTAGTCAGTGGCTTCGTCTTTCTGATCGCCGTGTTCGGCCGAGGCGGATTCGAGATCACGCGGAAGGTTTCCCGACTCAACTACGACACCTTTAGCTGGCTGCAGGACATCGCCCACAACCGGCTGCACTTCAAGGCGACGGCCAGTCGGTCGTTGCTGCTCAGGAAAACCGACGAACTCGTGCGGGCCTACGTCATGGCGCGGCGGATACGGTCCGACATCCTGACCGGCAGCCAATACAAGAGCGCCGTCATCTGGCAGGCGTTCGGGCACAGCGGCATGATCGGGCTGGGCGGCTGGTTGCTGTCCATCGGCGACATCACGCTCGGCCAGTTCGTGGCGGCCGAGCTCATCGTCGGCGCCTTGCTCATGAACCTTGATACCGTCGCCAGGCGGATGTACGCCGTGTTCTATGCCTTCACGTCACTCTCGGAACTGGCCACGTTCTTCGGCCTGCCGAAGGAACGCCCCAGCGGGCTGGTGTCCGTGTCCCCGCCCGATTCGGTCCTGTTCGGGGTCAGGCTGACCTGCATCGACGTGTCCTTCGCCTATCCGGGCCAATTGCCCGCTTTTGAACACTTCAACATCGAAGTGGCGCCCGGCGAGAAAGTCGCCGTCTTCTGCGGCGACAGGGTCGGGAAAACGTCGTTGGCCCTGGTACTGGCCGGGCTCTATCTTCCGACATCCGGCGTGATCCGCTACAACGACGTCGACCTGCGCGACGTCAGCTTGGAGTTCATCAACGCCTGCCGAGGACTGGTGTTGGATTCCCACCTCTCGCTGTTCGAGGGGACGATCGAGGAAAACATCACCCTTCGTCGCGAATCCGTGCGTTTCGATGATCTGCAATGGGCGCTGCGGTTCGTCGAACTGGAGGACGAGGTGGACGCGATGCCGCTGGGACTGCAAACGCCGGTGGACGCGCGCGGCAAGAACTTCACCAAGAGTCAAATCCTGCGGATTCTCGTGGCGCGGGCGATCGTCGCCCGGCCCCAGCTTCTGATTCTGGACGGCACGCTCCACAATATGGAGCCGGCGACCAGGGACATGATCCTCCGCCGGCTGTGCTCCAAGGAGGAGCCCTGGTCGGTGATCTTCGTGTCGAACGACACGACGCTGGCCGCGCGCGTGGACCGCCGGATCACGCTGACCTGACAGCAGGCCGAGGAGCGGCGCGCCGCGATTCCTTTCCAGGATCGAATTTGCTAGACTGGCTTGCAAGTGCTCCCGCCTTGGCAAGGCCGCACCGCGGGAGAGGAAGGCGAACCGTGCTCGGTCGGCTTCGCATCACATGGCCCAGCGGGTCGCAGCTTTTGATCAGCGCGCTGATCGCAGGGCTGGGCTGGGTCAGCGGCCAGGCATTGAGCCAAGTCGATCAAGACCTGCGCGTCATGTACACCGAGTACACGCTCGGCGCGGCCGACTTGGCTCACATCTCCGCCGATGTGATGCGGTACCGGAATACGATCATCCGCGCGCTGGAAGCCCCCAACAAGAAGGAATTCGAGCGCATTACGGAGTCCCTGCCGTACCAGCGGGCCCGCATCCAACACGCCATCGACCGTTACGCCGCCGCGAGCCTGCGGGTGTCGCGCAGCGGACGCAGCGAGCCTCGTGACCTTCAGGCGGTCCGCGACAGTCTCGACCAATACTTCTCCGCAGCCAGCTTGACGATTCAACTGCTGACGCAGGAATGGAACGCTCCTTCGGCCAAGGAAGCGACCGAGCTCCGTCGCAAAGCCGAAATCCACGCCGCGGACAATTCCGGCCCCAAGATGATTCAGGTCAGCCTGGCGTTGGATCGACTCATCGAAACCGTCGCGGACGTCGCCAAAGACATGCGGGATGAGGGCACCAGGACCATCCGCAGCACCAGTGCGATGCTGGTCGGCGGGAGTTTTTTCATCGCGTTGCTGAACTTGTTCCTCACGCGGTCGCCGGGATCGCGGCTTCAGGCTGCCCCCCCGCCCGCACGACGCGAAAAGCAGGAACCGACCATTTCGCCGATCGCCGTCCCCGCCGAAAGCCCCAGCTCGGTCTCCCGAAGCGACTGACAAGAGCGCTTCTTCGCGTTGCCGGATTCTTCGGCGTTCACGATCGCTTGCCTTCCGTTTCTGTCCTTCCCAGTGTGCGGAACAGTTCCGACCGTTCTTGCTCGGTGAGATTTTTCCATTGGCCCGGTCGCAGGCCGTGGAGCGTGATGTGCATGATCCGGACGCGCTGGAGGCTGACGACCCGATACCCGAGGGCTTGGCACATGCGCCGGATCTGCCGATTGCGGCCCTCGGTCAGCACGATGCGGAAGCGCCGCGGGCCCAGTCTCGCCACGGTGCAGGGCTTGGTCCGTTTCCCGAGCACCACCACTCCGCCGGCCATGCGTTCCAGGAACCGCCCATCAAACTCCCGGTCGACTTGGACCACGTACTCCCGCTCATGGCCGTGTTCGGTCCTGAGGACCTCGTTCACGATGTCGCCGTCGTTGGTCAACAGGATCAAGCCGGAGGAATCTTTGTCCAGACGGCCGACCGGAAAGATGCGCGCGGGATGCCCGATTTCGGCGACGATGTTGCGCTTCACATGGGGCTCGCTGGTCGTGGTGACGCCGACCGGCTTGTGATACTTGATATAGACCGCCGCGGCACCCCGGCGAATCATCTGGCCGTCCCTCGCGACGACGTCGTCGGGCCCAACTCTGTCGCCCAACCGGGCGATCCGTCCGTTGATCGAGACACGGCCTTCTTCGATGAGCTGATCCGCTTCTCGGCGGGAGCAGATGCCCTGTTCGGTGAAAAATTTATTGATCCGGATCACGGTCGATCGCTCGCGGGCACGAGTGTACCAAGAACAGAGGGTCGGCGGGGAGAAGGGAGGAAGAGCCGGGCTATGTCACGCGGCGTCCCGCGCGAACGCGGCCCAGGATGCGGTAGACCAGGCGCGCGACGGCGAACTGCGGCGCCACAAACCCTTCGATCGGCGCGATCTCGCTGACGTCCATGCCGACGATGCCCGGCCCCTTGGCCAGCGCCGTGACCAAGGCCAGTGTGTCGTACCACCCGAGCCCGCCCGGCTCCGGCGTGCCCAGCGCCGGGACAAGCGAGGAATCCAAGCCGTCGCAGTCGAACGTCAGATAGACGGGCCCCTTGCAGGCCTTCACCACGTCTGGCACCCATCGCGCGGCGCGCCCTTCATAGGGACCGGCCGGGTCCAGGATGTGGCACGCGAAAAACGTGGTCACGGAGGGAGTCCGATTGATCAAGTCGATCTCTTCCGGCGAGATCGACCGGATCCCGACCTGCACCAGCGGCAATCCGTCGTCGACCACGCGGGCCATGACGCTGGCATGGCTGTAGGGGTTGTCCTGGTAGGCCTTGCGCAGGTCCCCATGAGCGTCGATCTGTACGACACAGAGGTCGGGATAGCGTCTCGCGTGGGCGCGGATTGCGCCGAGCGCGCCCGTATGTTCTCCGGTCAGGGTGAGGACGAACCGACCAGGGGTCACGTAGGGACCGACAAAGGCTTCAATAGCCTCCACCGCCTCCCGGTCGACTTTTCCCTGAAGCGCCAGCGGGGCGGCGGTCGCAATCCCGCCCCATTCCCGGTAGGTTTCGCAACCCAGGGTCTCGTCGTACAGCTCGACTTGTCGGGACGCCTCAATGATCGCCAACGGTCCCCGGTCCGAACCGCGAACGTAGCTGGAGGTGTGTTCGTAGGGCGCCGGAAGGACATAGACTCCGGCGTGATCCGGATGGCACCAGGGTTCGCCGATGCCGAGAAAGTTCTGCTCCTGGCCGAGCCAGCTATGAGGAAGGGCCATCGCTTACCCGCTGGCCTGTATACCGCCGGGCGGCGCGCAGCCGATGCGCGTCGACGCTTACGGACGGCGGCGGACCTTCTTGGGCAGATTCTCCGGCGGAATGAAGACGGCCAAGGCCACGACCGTGGTCCATCTGTTGGGCCGCCCGATCGCGGACTGGGTGATGTTCAACGTCCTGACGATCTTGCCGCCCATTTTAAAGACCTGTTCCCGCTCCTTCCAGGCCTGATTGGCATCGAACTCGATCCCCAACGTCGTGGCCAGCATCTGGGCCGCCAGGTCTTCCGTATACTCGCCGGATTCCTCGTCTGTTTCGCCGTAGGCATGGTGTTCCGACAGATACCCGTAGGTGCGGCGGTCCGTCGGAATCGCGAGCCCGATGGAAGCGGAGATCAACCGGTTCCGCTCGTTGGTCTCCGAGCGAGCCATCACGCAGAACGTGATCTCGCCTGGGTTGAGCAGCTTCTCCCCGCGTTTGCGCGGGATGATCTTGCAATTGGGCGGGAGAATCGACGACACGCTGACGAGATTGCAATACGCCACGCCCGCGCTGCGAAGGGCCTGTTCGAAGGACGCCAACTTTTCCTTGTGTACCCCGACACCCCTGGTCAAGAACATGTGAGTCGGAACCATCGTCGCGCTTCCCCCTTCGTCCGTGCGAACGCGATCGTCGCGTCCGCTGCCCACCGGATTTCATTCACGCGCCGCTCCCGACCACCGGCGCACAGGGCCGGTGTTGTACCAAGTTGAGGACGATTCCGCAATATGCCGGAGGGATTTTTTTACGATGTGATTCACTGGCGGAGGTTGAGGACGAGCAGCCTGGGTTCCGTCATTTCCTCGATGGCGTACCGTACCCCTTCTCGCCCGAGGCCGGAATCCTTGACTCCGCCGTAGGGCATGTGATCCGCGCGGAACGTCGGGATTTCATTCGCCAACACCGTGCCCACGTCCAAGTTCCGAAAGGCGTGAAAGATCCGGCCCACATCTCGGGTGAAAACCCCGGCCTGCAAACCGTAGGGCGAGTCGTTCACAGCCGCCAATGCGTCCTCGAAGCGTTGATAAGGCGAAACGGTCACGACGGGCCCGAACACTTCCTGGCAGGACACCTTCATGGTGGGCGCAACGTCGCCCAAGACCGTCGCTTCCACCACCGAACCGGACCGCTTGCCGCCGAGCAACAGTTTCCCGCCCTGCGCCACCGCCTCGCCGATCCAGTCTTCCACCCGCCGGGCGGCGGCCTGGTCGATCAGCGGGCCGATGACCG
Proteins encoded:
- a CDS encoding ABC transporter ATP-binding protein, with the protein product MSADGSERHPPHVSQAVATLARLVLLLGLEKRILAIILTYAVAIGLFSLIVPLTVQELVNTFAYSIQPIMIVTLAGTMLVGLLFMGAFRVLQARAVEILLQRLFTRIALAMTEHLPRFREEAFSPRYANYFMEAELLPRATVAMLADIVNVLISGSLGMLILVTYHPYFLGYNILLVSGFVFLIAVFGRGGFEITRKVSRLNYDTFSWLQDIAHNRLHFKATASRSLLLRKTDELVRAYVMARRIRSDILTGSQYKSAVIWQAFGHSGMIGLGGWLLSIGDITLGQFVAAELIVGALLMNLDTVARRMYAVFYAFTSLSELATFFGLPKERPSGLVSVSPPDSVLFGVRLTCIDVSFAYPGQLPAFEHFNIEVAPGEKVAVFCGDRVGKTSLALVLAGLYLPTSGVIRYNDVDLRDVSLEFINACRGLVLDSHLSLFEGTIEENITLRRESVRFDDLQWALRFVELEDEVDAMPLGLQTPVDARGKNFTKSQILRILVARAIVARPQLLILDGTLHNMEPATRDMILRRLCSKEEPWSVIFVSNDTTLAARVDRRITLT
- a CDS encoding MCP four helix bundle domain-containing protein, whose product is MLGRLRITWPSGSQLLISALIAGLGWVSGQALSQVDQDLRVMYTEYTLGAADLAHISADVMRYRNTIIRALEAPNKKEFERITESLPYQRARIQHAIDRYAAASLRVSRSGRSEPRDLQAVRDSLDQYFSAASLTIQLLTQEWNAPSAKEATELRRKAEIHAADNSGPKMIQVSLALDRLIETVADVAKDMRDEGTRTIRSTSAMLVGGSFFIALLNLFLTRSPGSRLQAAPPPARREKQEPTISPIAVPAESPSSVSRSD
- a CDS encoding pseudouridine synthase, yielding MRINKFFTEQGICSRREADQLIEEGRVSINGRIARLGDRVGPDDVVARDGQMIRRGAAAVYIKYHKPVGVTTTSEPHVKRNIVAEIGHPARIFPVGRLDKDSSGLILLTNDGDIVNEVLRTEHGHEREYVVQVDREFDGRFLERMAGGVVVLGKRTKPCTVARLGPRRFRIVLTEGRNRQIRRMCQALGYRVVSLQRVRIMHITLHGLRPGQWKNLTEQERSELFRTLGRTETEGKRS
- the speB gene encoding agmatinase; translated protein: MALPHSWLGQEQNFLGIGEPWCHPDHAGVYVLPAPYEHTSSYVRGSDRGPLAIIEASRQVELYDETLGCETYREWGGIATAAPLALQGKVDREAVEAIEAFVGPYVTPGRFVLTLTGEHTGALGAIRAHARRYPDLCVVQIDAHGDLRKAYQDNPYSHASVMARVVDDGLPLVQVGIRSISPEEIDLINRTPSVTTFFACHILDPAGPYEGRAARWVPDVVKACKGPVYLTFDCDGLDSSLVPALGTPEPGGLGWYDTLALVTALAKGPGIVGMDVSEIAPIEGFVAPQFAVARLVYRILGRVRAGRRVT
- a CDS encoding arginine decarboxylase, pyruvoyl-dependent gives rise to the protein MVPTHMFLTRGVGVHKEKLASFEQALRSAGVAYCNLVSVSSILPPNCKIIPRKRGEKLLNPGEITFCVMARSETNERNRLISASIGLAIPTDRRTYGYLSEHHAYGETDEESGEYTEDLAAQMLATTLGIEFDANQAWKEREQVFKMGGKIVRTLNITQSAIGRPNRWTTVVALAVFIPPENLPKKVRRRP